Genomic window (Bradyrhizobium sp. 186):
GGCGGAGCAAAGGACACCGAGGCGCCAGGAAATGCATAAGCCCATTTCAGCCGCAGGCGCGGCACCTGGTCCGCCGAGAGCCCTGCCATGTCGACCGGCTGAAAGCGGCTGTTGTTGAGATCGACGCCCCATCCGTTCCAGCGCGGACCATCGAGCGGTAGCGGAAAGCCGCCGACTTGCTGCGTGCAACGTCCCTGCGCATCGGCTGCGGCACCGCTGGTCGCAGCCTTGCCGGTGACGAAGGCGGCAATAGTACGGCGCTCCTCGTCGCTGCGCTCCTTCGCCATCGCCGCCATGCTGCCGGAGGTCAGCGCCGCCAGCACATGCTCGAACGACATCGCCTGGATGGCGCTACGCGCCGGCACGCGGCTCTGGGCTTCACTGGCGTCGTGACATTGCGCGCAATGTGTTGCGTAGAGCGCAGCGCCGTCCTGCTGTGCCATCGCTGGAGAACAACACCAGACCAACATGGCGGCTGCGACGGCGCTCAGCTTCATAGCGGGCTCCGGCAATGTCAGCTTGACACGAGATCGCTTCACACAACCCAAAGTGTATCCTTAGTGCGATCCCGGAGGCAATTGAAGTTCCGTATGCGCCTGTCACACGTTCGTGGCAATGCGGGCAAAATCGGGCAGTTCATCCAGCCGCCACAGCCCGAGGCTCTTGTCGCGCCAGCCGCCGTCGTCCTCATCGCAACGCTCATTGATCAGCGCGCGCGGCGCGGGCCAGTTGAACGGCGCCCTCTCCATGTTCAGCGCACGCCAGTTGCCGTCCTCGCAATCCCGATTTGCATCCCATTCGGGAAATGTCGTGACGAGGACGAATTGCGCGCCGCGTCCGAAATATCGTTGAGGCGAGACGCGTCGCGTCACCTTCTCTGCCCCCAGCCGTCGCTGGGTTGATCTTCGGGAATGGATGTTTGCCGCGGGGACAGCTACTACCAATATTGGATCAGAGTTCAACATCAGGTAGCATGCGCGTCCCATGCGCCCCACTACCGCCCGAGAGAAGGCCAGGATCGCTGCCGGCGCGGCTGCGGCCGTCGTCATGACGGCCGTGCTGTTCACAATCGCGCTCAGCTTCCTGCTGGCGCGGTAGATATTTGCTGGCGCGGCGGACCGATGCCGCCGCGCAAACTTACGCGGCGCGCACCGTCGAGAGGAATTTCCCGACTTCGTCCTTCAGCCGGTTGCTGTCGGTCGCGAGCATCTTCGCGGTCGAGAGCACCTGCGAGGAGGCCGAGCCGGTCTCGGCCGCACCGCGCTGCACGTCGGCGATATTGGTGGAGACCCGCTGGGTGCCGTGGGCCGCCTGCTGCACGTTGCGGGCAATCTCCTGGGTCGCGGCGCCCTGCTCCTCGACGGCCGCAGCAATGGTCGAGGACACCTCCGACAACCGCTCGATCGTCGCGGAGATATCCCGGATGGCGCTCACCGACTCCTGGGTCGCGGTCTGGATGCCGGAAATCTGCTGGCTGATCTCGCCGGTCGCCTTCGCGGTCTGCTCGGCCAGCGTCTTTACCTCGGAGGCGACGACCGCGAAGCCGCGTCCGGCTTCGCCGGCGCGCGCCGCCTCGATCGTGGCGTTGAGTGCCAAGAGATTGGTCTGGCCGGCAATGGTGTTGATCAGCTCGACGACGTCGCCGATCCGCGTCGCTGCGACCGAGAGCTCGCTGACCCGCTCGGTCGTGGTGCGGGCCTGGTTGACGGCCTCGCTCGCCATCCGCGCCGATTCCTGCACCTGCCGGCTGATCTCGTTGACCGAGGAGGACAGTTCTTCCGTGGCAGTCGCGACCGATTGCACGTTGCCGGTGGCTTCACCCGAAGCGGCCACGACGACCGAGGTCAGCTCCTGCGCGCGCTGCGCGGTGGTTGCCAGCGTCGAGGACGACGCTTCGAGCTCGGTGGATGCGGATCCCACCGTCTCGATGATCTCGCCAACCGCCCGTTCGAAGCCGTCGGCAAGATTGACCATGTCGCGCCGGCGCTGCTCGGCGGCCTGCTGCTCGACTTCCGCCTGCGCCGCCTTGAGCCGCTCCACTTCGAGCGCGTTTGTCTTGAACACTTCCACCGTCTTGGCCATGTCGCCGATCTCGTCGCGGCGGTCCTTCTCCGGCACTTCGGTCTTGAGATCGTTGCGGGCAAGGCCCTCCATGGCGAGCTTGAGCCGGGCGATCGGCCGGGACATCGCATTGAGGCCGATGAAGAACGCGATCGCAATGCCGACGATCAGGCCGCTGGCGCTGACGCCGATCACGGTCCAGGTCGCAGATCTGGCGTCGCGATTGATGGCTTCCTTGCGCTTGGACACCGCCTGGGCCGTCTCGGTCACGAATTGGGCGATGCGCGCCAGGGCAGCATCCATCAGCGGGTCGCACTCCTTGTGCGCACGTTCGGCTGCCTTGGCATTCTCTTCGATGCTGCTTGCCTGTGTACCGTCGGTGAGCACCGGATCGCAGCCGGCGAAAACAGCCTTCAACTGATCACCGATGCCCTTGATCTCCTTCGCCCGCGTCGCATCGTCCTGCTCGGCTGCTTCCAGAAACTTGGCGATGCCGTCGCGATTTTCCTTCGCGACCTTGAAGCGCTTGGTGTTGCCAGCTTCGGTCGCCTCGGTGAAGATCGCGTAGAGCGCCGCATGATAGGTCTCGGCCCGACGCTGGGCGCGCGTGAGGTTGAGTGCCGCCGATTGCGCGGCAGAGAGGTCGGCAAACCCGTCGACGGTCGCGGAGAGTTCGCGCGTGCCGAAGCCGGCGACGGCGACCATCGCACATCCCATCACGGCCACGATCAGTGCAACCTTCCACACGATTTTCAGATTGTTCAAAAAGCTCATTCCCAGCCGTCCAATGATTATTCGGTCCGAGCGACCGAAGCAGTCCCAGTGACGGCATTGGAACCGGCGGACGTTAAGAATTGATGCCAAATGACACGGCTAGCTTACGGAAAAATAACCATCCGGCTCTGTCGATAAGCCTCGCGCAAGCTTCGACCTCTTTTTGAAGCACGCGATCTGGCCATCGCGAGCCCGGAACCAACCAAGAGTCTCGCTCGTTCTTGGCCCATGCAGATCAGGGAAGAAAACCGAAACATGTTCTTGCTGGCGGCGGTGACACTGTGCTGCACCGTGGTGGCCGGCACGTTTGTGCTGTTCGAGCCGGTGGTCGCGGGGCAGGCTCCGGAGAAGCGGGTTGCCGAGAACAGGCCGATCGATGCTACCGCCGAGGTGCCGGTCCGGGTGGTCGGCGCACCGTTCGTGCCCAACGTCAATCCGCGCGCGCGATAGGGCTCACGTCGGCGAGGCTTTCTGGCCCTCCTCGGGCCGGTCATGAGCACGCACCAATTCCTCGACGAACGCGATCACCTCGGCCCGCTTGTCCGGCGACAGCGCCAGAAAGGCGCGCACGAGCCTCAAGCCCTCCGCTTCGTCCGACTGTTCTTCTCCGGCATCCATCGGTTGAGTGTCGGACAATCGGGAAAAATATGCAATCCCTTGCAGATCACCTCACTTGATTCGGCCAGCCAGCTTTGGTGGAATGGATCCAGCAAAGGTGGACCATGAAGTGGATCAGGGAACGCGACGCGCTGATCGCGCAGACACTGGCCTTCGTCCAATCGGTAACCGGCAGGAAGGATGAACTTCCCCCGCCGGAGGCCCCGGCGGCTGCGTTCGCCGTGACCACCGAGACCATCACCGTCCGGGCTGCTGCGGTCGAAATCGAGCCGCCACCGGCCACCCCACCGCCCGAGCCGCAGGCTCAGCCCGCCCAGGTCCCGCTGCCGCGGGCGGCCGGCTCTTTCCGTACGGAGATGCAGGCCCGCATCGCCAATTTCCGCAAACACCAGGAGCGGTTCGAGCGCGAACGGGAGGAATATTGCGCGGCAACCCTGACCAGGCTCCGCGACGCCATTCGCGATGGTTCGTCCCTCCCGCCGGCTGAAAAGTAGGGCCGGCCCTTCAGTCCGGCGCCTACAGCCACGTCCATACCAACCAGAGATTGGCCGCACAGGCGCTAAACAGCGCCAGCGTCAGCGGCAGGAGCATGTGCCCACAGGAGGTTTTGAGGTCGGTCGTCATGACCGAAAACATCCGCTGATTCCGGCGAGGGAGTCCCAGGGATTCTTTTTTTGACGATTCAGGACTCGTTTACGACTCACGGCCCGCCGGTTCTGATCACGGCCCCGTGATAGACCTCTTTGACGCGAAACCCTCCACCCCAGAGGACGTTAACGGTCTTTGCGGGAGCGGGAAGGATGCCGTACGCGCTGTTTTGCAACGACGCCCAGATCAGCAAGGCCTATCCGGGCGAGGCCGACGTCTGGCAGCTCGCGCAGCGGAGCGGCCTCGTTGTGGACGTCAGTGCCGACGATGTGCGGCCGGGGCCACGCCGGGTGCTCGACAACGACTATGAGATCAAGCTCTGCCGGGCCGCCCAAGGCGAGGATCCCGCCAAGAACAAGGCCGAGGCCGAACAGGAGGCCGGAATGGAGCTACAGTTGAGTTCGTAATATCCGGCCGGAAGCCACCTCAGGGCGTGGCGGTTGCCAGTGACGCCTGCTCACCGGCCAAGGCCACACAGGCCTTGCGGCGGTGCAGCCCGCGGATCGCACCGGTGACCTTCAGAACCTTGCCCGACGGACAGGAGGCGTCCTTGACGAAGGCAACCTCATAGGGTGCCAGCATCAAAGGCTCGGATTTGAGGATTGTCTGTGCAGAGCACGGCAGCGCGACGAAACACGAGACCACCACCGCCGACGCCAAGATACGCATGTTCGTTGTCCCACCAACCCGGCAATTCGATAATAACGTGTTCCGGAGCGCGAGTTCCGTAAATCGCAAAAATTATTTTTGCTTTACCTCAGCCCCATGACGCGCGTGAGAAGGCGCGCGCAGGAATGTTTGCTTGCAAATGACGCGCCAGATGGTTCACGCAAGGCAAACAAGGCCGGCAAAGCCGGCCTTTGTCAGATCGTGGTCGCTGCTAGCGGGATCAGTAGCGCGAGGCAGACGGCCCGCCCCAGCCAAAGCGGTAGTTCACACCGACCTTGACGGTATGTTCGTCCTCACGGCCGCGGACGCCGACGATGTCGGCCGGGCCGGAGGTAAAGGTGGTGCTGCCGAAATTATAGTACTGGTACTCGGCCTTGGCCGACCAGTTCGGCGCGAACATGTATTCGAGGCCGGCGCCGACAGTGTAGCCGTCCTTGCTGTTGCCGGTGGTGGTGAAGGCTTGCGGCACGCCGGCGATGTTGACGCCGAGGCCGTTATTGCGCCAGGCGTAACCACCCTTGGCGTAGACCAGCGTCGGACCCCAGGTGTAGCCGATGCGGCCGGTCACCGACCCGATCTGGTCGGTGTTGGACGTCACCTGCGTGCCCAACGGGAACAGGACACCGTTGTTGTTGGTCGGCAGCCAGGAATACTGGGCCTCGATACCCACCACCCAATTGGGCGCGAACTGGTAGTCGAAACCGCCCTGCACGCCGCCCAGGAAGCGGGCGTCGCTCGACTGGAAGCTGCTGTCGCCCGCGAACGCGCCGCCGACATGGCCGCCGATGTAGAAACCGGTCCAGTTATAGATCACCTGCGGCGGTGTGGGGGCCGGCGCCTTGGTGTAGGGGCGCGGCTGCATGTCGGCTGCTGCGGCTGGAGCTGCCAGCGCCAGCAGGGCGGCTGCTGCGCCCAGCAAAATCGTCTTCATGGTCATCCCCGTTCTTTCATATACGACACTCAGCAAACAACGTGGCGTGAATTGGGTTGCTTCGCGGCGATGCCGGAACGTTGATCGTTCGTTACTGTGACGCGGCGGCAACAACGCGATTTGTTCCGTCACGTTTGCTTGCAGCGATCTATTTCTTGCTCGCGCAAGACCCGCCGTAACAATTTGTCGCAAGGCGAAACCAGC
Coding sequences:
- a CDS encoding outer membrane protein; translation: MKTILLGAAAALLALAAPAAAADMQPRPYTKAPAPTPPQVIYNWTGFYIGGHVGGAFAGDSSFQSSDARFLGGVQGGFDYQFAPNWVVGIEAQYSWLPTNNNGVLFPLGTQVTSNTDQIGSVTGRIGYTWGPTLVYAKGGYAWRNNGLGVNIAGVPQAFTTTGNSKDGYTVGAGLEYMFAPNWSAKAEYQYYNFGSTTFTSGPADIVGVRGREDEHTVKVGVNYRFGWGGPSASRY
- a CDS encoding DUF6719 family protein, which codes for MRILASAVVVSCFVALPCSAQTILKSEPLMLAPYEVAFVKDASCPSGKVLKVTGAIRGLHRRKACVALAGEQASLATATP
- a CDS encoding HAMP domain-containing methyl-accepting chemotaxis protein; the protein is MSFLNNLKIVWKVALIVAVMGCAMVAVAGFGTRELSATVDGFADLSAAQSAALNLTRAQRRAETYHAALYAIFTEATEAGNTKRFKVAKENRDGIAKFLEAAEQDDATRAKEIKGIGDQLKAVFAGCDPVLTDGTQASSIEENAKAAERAHKECDPLMDAALARIAQFVTETAQAVSKRKEAINRDARSATWTVIGVSASGLIVGIAIAFFIGLNAMSRPIARLKLAMEGLARNDLKTEVPEKDRRDEIGDMAKTVEVFKTNALEVERLKAAQAEVEQQAAEQRRRDMVNLADGFERAVGEIIETVGSASTELEASSSTLATTAQRAQELTSVVVAASGEATGNVQSVATATEELSSSVNEISRQVQESARMASEAVNQARTTTERVSELSVAATRIGDVVELINTIAGQTNLLALNATIEAARAGEAGRGFAVVASEVKTLAEQTAKATGEISQQISGIQTATQESVSAIRDISATIERLSEVSSTIAAAVEEQGAATQEIARNVQQAAHGTQRVSTNIADVQRGAAETGSASSQVLSTAKMLATDSNRLKDEVGKFLSTVRAA